A region of the Sideroxydans lithotrophicus ES-1 genome:
ACGAGATCACCAAGGCACAAGCCAAGCTCGGCAACGAGAGCTTCGTCGCACGCGCCCCGGCGGCAGTGGTGGAACAGGAAAAGAAACGTCTGGAAGAGTTCGCCGCGACGCTGGTGCAGTTGCAGGCGCAGCGGAAGAAGATCGGCTAAACCACCTTGCCCGCAGGCCAATAGAAACGGCAACCTTCAGGCATGTAGCCCGAAGACTGCCGATTCCAGGTGACTTTCACGATAAATGCCTGAAGAACGCCTGTTTACAAGGCCTGCAGGGCATCCAGTGTCTTACCGCCTCAGCGGCGGCGGATCAGGAAGACGAATTCGCCGCCGGCTTCCGTCGACGACAGCAATTCGTTGCCCGTCTTGCTGCAGAAATCCACGAAGTCCTTGGGCGAGCCCTTGTCCGTCGCCACAACCTTCAGCACCTGTCCCGCACTCATCGCCGACAGCGATTTCTTGGCGCGCAGGATGGGCAGCGGACAGGCCAGCTGCCTGACATCCAGTTCGGCATCGAAGGCACTTCCGTTCATACGACGATATTCCCGCCGGCATGCGCCCATGCCGTGATGCCGCCCTGCAGGTTGTAGACATCGCCCAGCCCTTGTGCCGCAGCGAATGCAGCGGCCTGCGCCGAGCGTCCGCCCATCTGGCAATAGAACACGGTGCTCTTCTTTGCATCCAGATCCTGCAAGCGCATCGGCAACAGGTGCAACGGCAGACAGATGGCGCCTGCGATGCGGCCGCGCGCGATCTCCGCATCGGTACGCACATCCACCAGCTGCGCGTTGCCGCTGGCGATCAGGTTCGGCAACTCTGCCACGGTGATGATCTTGAAATCCGCCACTTCTGTCTTCTCCACTTTTAATGATTGCTATTGTTCATCTGCATGATCGCTCAGCAAGCGCGATATGCGCGTGTTCGCCATGGACAACCGCCGGACCAGCGTCCCCAGGAACGCCTCGCTGAACTGGTAGCGGCAGTTCGCCGAAGCGCGTGACAACACATCCGGATCGACCTCGATCAGCGACACTTCGGTCTTGGATATCACATCGGTCGAGCGCCGCCCTTCCTTGCCGGCAAGGTGCGCCATCTCGCCGAAGCAGTCTCCGCGGTGCAGCATGCTCAGCAACCTGCCCTGCTTGACCACGCGCACCGAGCCGGTGACGATGATGTAGAAGTTCACCCCCTCCTCGCCCTCGTGGACGATGGACTCGTTCTTGGGGATCTTGTGCCATTCGCTGATGCGCAACACCTCCCACAACTCGACGTCGCTGAAGTTCTTGAAGAAGCTCAGGTCGCGCAAGGTATCGAACTTCTCGGTATCGTATATCTCTTCATGCTGCGGCACGTTGTGGGTGATGAAAGCCACCAGGTCGCGCGCAAATTCCTCCCAGGTCTGGTAGCGGTGCTGCAGATCCTTGCACATGGCACGCTGCACGATGGCATCCAGTTCCGGCGGTATCTCCGGGCGATAGGTGCTGGGCGGCGGCGGATCGATGTTCATGATCTGGTAGATCATGCTGTAGCTGTTGGCTGCCTCGAACGGCAGCTTGCCGGTGAGCAGGCGATACATGGTCACGCCCAGCGAATAGATGTCGGTCTGGTGCGTGAGCGGTTGCTCCTTGATCTGCTCAGGCGACATATAGGCCGGGGAACCGACCCCGCTCACCTGGGTGCTCTGCTGGTTGTCGATCACCGCAGCGCCGAAGTCGGAGATCTTGATGTCGCTCTCACCACTGATAAGGATGTTCGCGGGCTTGATGTCGCGGTGGGTCACGCCCTGGGTTTGCGCATATTCCAGCGCCTTGCAGCATTTGTAGATGATCTCGGCGATACGCCCCAGATCCATCAGGTGATCGACCTCGCCGTATTTCTCCAGCGTTTCGCCCTCGACGTACTCCATCACCATGTAGTTCACATCGCTGTCCATCACGGCGTCGTAGATCTTCACGATGTGCGGATGCGACAGCTTCCCGGCGAGCGACGCCTCGGTCAGCAGCAACTTGCGGTGGGCTTTCGAACGCGATGTGTCGTGCAGGATATCCAGATTGAATACTTTGAGCGCAACCTGCTGCTGGCTGAACGGGTCGAGCGCAAGGTACACGGTGCTGGTCGCGCCGTGCCCCAACTGCCTGACGATCTCGTATTTCCCTACCTTGTCCATAAGCCTAAACAAACCTGGAGGCGCGCATTCTGAGTGTTAGCCGCAGCGATGTCCAGAGCCCGCGCGGCCACAGATGATAACAGCACGCCCGGGAACTTGGCGGAGGCGGTGCTATCATACTGCCCATGAATAAATCACTACTTTGCGCACTTTTAGCCCTGCCGCTCCTGGCTCGGGCTGACGGCCTTCCGGATCTTGGCGACGCCTCCCAGCAACTCATCTCGCCGCAGATGGAACATCAGATCGGCGAACAAAGCATGCTGCAGATCCGCTCCAGCAACAGCTATATGGACGATCCCGAGCTCAGCGATTACCTCAACCAGCTCGGCGGGCGCCTGGTCGCAAACAGTCCGGAACCGGGTGACTCGTTCGTGTTCTTCGCCATCAACGACAATGCCATCAACGCCTTCGCCCTGCCCGGCGGTTTCGTCGGCGTCAACGCCGGCCTGATCGAGCTGGCACAGACCGAATCGGAACTGGCCTCGGTATTGAGCCATGAGATCGCGCACGTCACGCAGCACCACTATGCGCGCATGGTCGCAGGCACGCAGTACGACTCGCTCGCTGCGCTGGCAACGCTTGCCGTGGCCATCCTGGCCGCGCGCAACAGCCCGCAAAGCGCAAGCGCCGCCATCGTCGGCGCCCAGGCAGGCGCGGTGCAGCACCAGCTGAATTTCACGCGGCAGAACGAGCAGGAAGCAGACCGCATCGGCCTGGGCATCCTGGAAAAATCCGGCTTCGACACCCGCGCCATGCCGGAATTCTTCGAGCGCATGCAAAAGGCCACACAACTGATGGAAGGCAACACGCCTTCCTATCTGCGCACCCACCCGGTCACCGCCGAACGTATCGCCGAAGTCGAGAATCGCGTGGAACATATCCCTTACCATCTCGTACCGGACAGCCTGGAATTCCAGCTGATGCGCGCGCGGCTGACCGCCTATCAGATGATCCCACAGGAAGCCATCACCTTCTTTGATGCCGCTTTGGGCGCAAAGAAATTCGGCAACCCGGTCGCACACCGTTACGGGCTGGTACTGGCGTTGTTGCGCAACAACCAGCCGCAACGCGCCAAACAGGAGTTCGCCCTGTTGCACAAGCAGGCACCGCTCAACGCGACGATAGAGACACTCGGCGGCAAGATCATGCAGCTGGATAAACCCGACAAGGAAGTCATCGCCTACTATCGCACTGCGCTGCAGAACTTCCCCGATCACCACGCATTGATCTACGACTATGCCGAGGTGCTGCTGCAGGATCGGCATTACAAGGAAGCGCTCAAGCTGCTCGACGACCAGGTCAACCGCGACGGCAACGATCCGAAACTTTACGACCTGGAAGCACGTGCCTATGCTGCGTTGGGCAGGCATCAGGAAGAGCATCACATGCTGGCTTACAACTACATCCTGCATGGCGACCTGCGCGGCGCGATCGAACAACTGGAACTGGCCAAGCAGGCGGGCAACGACTACTACCAGCTTTCCACCATCGAGACCGAACTGAAGCAGTACCGCGAGATCGCTGCCGCCTACTACAGCAAGAAAAGGCAATGAACCCCGCCCGAGCCTGATGCGGCCAGCAAGCCGATCAGGTTCGCTTTGCCATCAGATTCCCTCGCAACAATCTTAATTGGCTGGTTACACGAATCGTTTATCAGGCAGCTGCAGACACTCGTTGTTGCGTGAAACGCGCGAACAGGAAACAGGCTGCGATCACGACGATGATGGCAATGCCGATGGACAATCCCCTGCCTTCCTGCCAGGCCGAGACCTCGGGGAAGAATTTGCGCGACAGGCCCAGTGCCGCCACGGTCAGGCTCAGCAGCGCCACGGCGACACCCATGATGCGCGAAGCGGCACGTGCCGTGGCATCGGCACGGCGCAGCAGGTGGGAAATCCAGAGTCCATTGGCGGCATCGGTCACCATCATGCCGGTCATGAAGCAGCCAGCCAGCAACAAAGCATTGGTCGCACCGCCATACTGCGCGGTCATGGTGGAAAACAGGGCGGCCTGCGAGATCGTGTCGAAAGACAAGGCGAACAAGGCTCCCACCAGCGCGATCAACAACGGATTGCCCGCGCACTTGAGATCGCCCAGCCAGCGCCCCTTGATGCCGACCATGCGGACGGTCTCATGCGCCGGCGTGGAGAACACGGCATACAGATTGAGGACGCCCAGCAGGAGCAGGAAGAACGCCGACACCCACGCGCCCACATCGTCCAGCCATGCGGGCACCGAACCCTGCTGAAACAGCACACTGGTTGCCACGGCAACGACGCACACCACGCAGCCATGTCCGAGCGAGAACAGGAAACCGCACAGGCGCGCCAGCCTGCTGCGGCCTGCGGCTGCGTTGTAGCGCGTCAGACCGTCGATGGTGGCGAGATGGTCGGCATCCATGCCGTGCTTCATGCCCAGCATAAAAGCCAGTGCGACCAGGGGATAGATACTGCCGTGTATCGTTTCCATAACACTCCCAGCATTTTGTGGCATCGTTATCAGCATATCCTGGGTAACTGTTCGCCCGCCAGCCAGTCCACCACGCGGCGCCCGCCCAGTCTGGTGGTCATCTGCACGAAGCCGTGTGCATCGTCCAGCACTTCGCCGATGATGGATGCCTGTGCTGCCAGCGGATGTGCGCGCATCGCTTCCAGCAGGCGTTGTGCATCTTCCGGTGCACAGATGGCGATGAGTTTTCCTTCATTGGCCACATACAGCGGATCGAGGCCGAGGAATTCGCATGCCGCCTCGACCGGCTGGTTCACCACGATGGCGGATTCATGCAGCATCATGCCGACGCCGGACTGTTTGGCGATCTCGTTCAGCGTGGTCGCCAGACCGCCGCGCGTCGGGTCGCGCAGCACGCGCAGCTTCACGCCGCTGTCCAGCATCGTTTCGATCAGGCCATGCAAAGCGGTCGTATCCGACACGATGGGCGCGGAGAAGGTCAGCCCTTCGCGCTGCGACAGGATGGCCATGCCATGGTCGCCGATGGTGCCGGACAAAAGAATCTTGTCGCCCGGCCGCGCCAGGTCGCCG
Encoded here:
- a CDS encoding sulfurtransferase TusA family protein translates to MNGSAFDAELDVRQLACPLPILRAKKSLSAMSAGQVLKVVATDKGSPKDFVDFCSKTGNELLSSTEAGGEFVFLIRRR
- a CDS encoding rhodanese-like domain-containing protein; amino-acid sequence: MEKTEVADFKIITVAELPNLIASGNAQLVDVRTDAEIARGRIAGAICLPLHLLPMRLQDLDAKKSTVFYCQMGGRSAQAAAFAAAQGLGDVYNLQGGITAWAHAGGNIVV
- a CDS encoding serine/threonine-protein kinase, whose amino-acid sequence is MDKVGKYEIVRQLGHGATSTVYLALDPFSQQQVALKVFNLDILHDTSRSKAHRKLLLTEASLAGKLSHPHIVKIYDAVMDSDVNYMVMEYVEGETLEKYGEVDHLMDLGRIAEIIYKCCKALEYAQTQGVTHRDIKPANILISGESDIKISDFGAAVIDNQQSTQVSGVGSPAYMSPEQIKEQPLTHQTDIYSLGVTMYRLLTGKLPFEAANSYSMIYQIMNIDPPPPSTYRPEIPPELDAIVQRAMCKDLQHRYQTWEEFARDLVAFITHNVPQHEEIYDTEKFDTLRDLSFFKNFSDVELWEVLRISEWHKIPKNESIVHEGEEGVNFYIIVTGSVRVVKQGRLLSMLHRGDCFGEMAHLAGKEGRRSTDVISKTEVSLIEVDPDVLSRASANCRYQFSEAFLGTLVRRLSMANTRISRLLSDHADEQ
- a CDS encoding M48 family metalloprotease; translated protein: MNKSLLCALLALPLLARADGLPDLGDASQQLISPQMEHQIGEQSMLQIRSSNSYMDDPELSDYLNQLGGRLVANSPEPGDSFVFFAINDNAINAFALPGGFVGVNAGLIELAQTESELASVLSHEIAHVTQHHYARMVAGTQYDSLAALATLAVAILAARNSPQSASAAIVGAQAGAVQHQLNFTRQNEQEADRIGLGILEKSGFDTRAMPEFFERMQKATQLMEGNTPSYLRTHPVTAERIAEVENRVEHIPYHLVPDSLEFQLMRARLTAYQMIPQEAITFFDAALGAKKFGNPVAHRYGLVLALLRNNQPQRAKQEFALLHKQAPLNATIETLGGKIMQLDKPDKEVIAYYRTALQNFPDHHALIYDYAEVLLQDRHYKEALKLLDDQVNRDGNDPKLYDLEARAYAALGRHQEEHHMLAYNYILHGDLRGAIEQLELAKQAGNDYYQLSTIETELKQYREIAAAYYSKKRQ
- a CDS encoding HoxN/HupN/NixA family nickel/cobalt transporter, whose amino-acid sequence is METIHGSIYPLVALAFMLGMKHGMDADHLATIDGLTRYNAAAGRSRLARLCGFLFSLGHGCVVCVVAVATSVLFQQGSVPAWLDDVGAWVSAFFLLLLGVLNLYAVFSTPAHETVRMVGIKGRWLGDLKCAGNPLLIALVGALFALSFDTISQAALFSTMTAQYGGATNALLLAGCFMTGMMVTDAANGLWISHLLRRADATARAASRIMGVAVALLSLTVAALGLSRKFFPEVSAWQEGRGLSIGIAIIVVIAACFLFARFTQQRVSAAA
- the hypE gene encoding hydrogenase expression/formation protein HypE, with product MNSVKPNYARPLDIKNGRVDMSHGSGGRAMAQLISELFAAEFDNKFLAQGNDGALLPAANGRLVMATDSHVVSPLFFAGGDIGCLSVHGTINDVAVMGATPLYLSASFILEEGYPLADLKRIVESMAQAAREAGVHIVTGDTKVVEQGKGDGVFITTTGVGVVRDGVHLSGDLARPGDKILLSGTIGDHGMAILSQREGLTFSAPIVSDTTALHGLIETMLDSGVKLRVLRDPTRGGLATTLNEIAKQSGVGMMLHESAIVVNQPVEAACEFLGLDPLYVANEGKLIAICAPEDAQRLLEAMRAHPLAAQASIIGEVLDDAHGFVQMTTRLGGRRVVDWLAGEQLPRIC